The following is a genomic window from Acidimicrobiales bacterium.
CTGATGAACGAGATCGCCGAGTACAAGCGCCACAACCCGGGCGACGACCTCACGACGCAGCTCATCAACGCGGAGCTCGAAGACGACATCCTCACGCCGCAGGAACTCGGGTCGTTCTTCATCCTGCTCGCCGTCGCCGGCAACGACACCACCCGCACCGCGCTGAGCCACGGCATGCACTACATCACCACCAACCCCGAGCAGCGCAAGATCTGGCAGTCCGATCTCGAAGGCGTCACGCCGACGGCGGTCGAAGAGGTCGTGCGCTACGCCGGTCCGGTCGTCTACATGCGCCGCACGCTGACGCAGGACTACACGATGGCGTCGGGTCACGAGTTCAAGCAGGGCGAGAAGGTCGTGATGTTCTACGGCTCGGCGTCACGGGACGAGGACGTGTTCGAGAACCCCGACGTGTTCGACGTGCGCCGCAACCCGAACCCGCACGTCGCCTTCGGCGGACCCGGCCCGCACTTCTGCCTCGGCGCTCACCTCGCCCGGCGCGAGCTCAACGTGATGTTCCGGCGTCTCTTCGAGCGTCTCCCCGACATCGAGGCGACCGCGTACCCCGCGCTGCTCAACGGCGGCGGCATGCCGCTCGTGACCGGCGTCAAGCGCCTGCCCGTGAAGTTCACCCCCAACACGGCGCGGTGACGCCTTTCGCTCAGCGCGACGGGTCGAGCAGCACCTTGAGCACGCCGTCTTCCCGCGCGTCGAACAGGCGGTACGCCTCCGCCGCGTCGCTCAACCCGAGACGGTGGGTGAAGACCTCTTCGGGTTGCAGCTTGCCCGAAGCCACGAGCGGAAACAGCGCCGACCACGTCGTGGGGATCGACGCCAGCTGGACGCGGAACGTGAGGCGCTTCATCAACGCCACGGGCAGGGGATAGGGGAAAGCGAAGTCCATGTGGACACCGACGACCGAGATCGTGGCGCCGGGCGCGGCGCACATGATGGCGTCGGTGATCGTCTGCTGGCTGCCGACCGCTTCGATGACGGCCGTCGCGCCTCGACCGCCCGTCGCCTCGTAGATCTTGGCGACGGTGTTGCCGTCGGACGCGTCGATCGGCTCCGCGCCGAGTTCGGCGGCGCGGGCGAGGCGCTCGGGGACCATGTCGACGGCGAGCACGCGCGCCGGCCCGAACAGCTGGGCGCACTGCAACGCGAACACGCCGACGGGACCGAGGCCGATCACGGCGACGGTGTCGCCCGGCGTGATGTCCGCGCTGCGGGCGCCGAGATAGCCCGTCGGCAGGATGTCGGTCAGCAGCACCGCCTGCTCGACGCTGATGCCGTTGGGGATCTTGGTGACGACGCCGTCGGCCGCCGGTACGGCGACGGCCTCGGCCTGGCCGCCGGCGAGGATCGGTGTCACGCCGAAGACCTGGGTGCCGTTGTTGAGGCACACGACGACGTCGCCGGCGCGGCACGCGGGGCACACCCCGCAGCCGATGACGCCCGACACGAGCACGCGGTCGCCCTTGGACACGGTGCGCACGTCGGCGCCGATGTCCTCGACGGTGCCGACGAACTCGTGGCCGAGGCGGGTGCCGGGGATTGCCATGATCCCGTGGTACGGATGCAGGTCGGATCCGCAGATGGCGGTCTTGTCGACGCGCAGCAGCAAGCCGTCGGGACCGGGAACGCCGGCGTCGGGCACGTCTTGGACCGATACGTCACGTTCACCATTGAGGACGACGGCTCGCATAGGCACGGCACCGTACTGCGCAGTACGGTCACCCGGCGTGGAGTTCAACCTTGCAGAAGTGTTCCGTGGTGTCGCCGCGGCCGTCCCCGAGCGCGAGGCCATCGTGTGGCGCGATCGGCGCGTCACCTACGGCCAGCTCGACGAGCGCACCAACCGCCTCGCCAACTACCTGATCGCCCAGGGTCTCGGCGCCCACACCGAGCGTGATGCGCTGGCAGGTCACGAGTCGGGCCAGGACCACCTCGCTGTCTACCTCTACAACGGCAACGAGTACCTCGAGGCGATGCTCGGCGCGTACAAGGCGCGGGTGGCGCCGTTCAACACGAACTACCGCTACGTCGCCGAGGAGTTGCGTTACCTGCTCACCGACAGCCAGGCGAAGGCCGTCGTCTTTCACTCGGCCTTCGCCGATCGCGTCGCCGAGGTGCGCGCCGACCTGCCGAACCTCACCGTGCTGCTCCAGGTCGACGACGGCTCGGAAACGCCGCTGCTCGAGGGCGCCGTCTGGTACGAGGACGCGCTGGCGCAGTCGTCGCCCGACGCGCCCGCCGTCGAGCCGAGCCCCGACGACCTCTACATCCTCTACACCGGCGGCACGACCGGCATGCCCAAAGGTGTGCTGTGGCGCCAGGCCGACATCTTCGTGGCGTCGCTCGGCGGTCGCGCCGGCGCCAACGAGTGGGACAGCCTCGACGCCATCGTCGAGACGGCCAAGAACGGCGGTGGCCGCATGCTGCCCGCCGCGCCGTTCATGCACGGCGCCGGGCACTGGATGGCGTTCAACGCGTTCACCGGCGGCAACACCGTCGTGATCCAGGACGACGTGATCGGCCTCGACCCCGACGACCTGTGGCGCACCGTCGAGCGCGAGAAGGTCAGCGTGATGCTCATCGTGGGCGACGCCTTCGGCCGCCCGCTCGCCGACCAGATCGAGAAGCAGTCCTACGACCTGTCGTCGCTGTTCGCCATCATCTCCGGCGGCGCGCCGCTGAACTCGACGCTCAAGGACCGCATCCTCGCCGCCCTGCCCGGCAAGATGATCATCGACGCCGTCGGCGCCTCCGAGACTGGGTCGCAGATGTCGAACGTGAGCGCGCAGGCGGGCTCGGCGTCGACGGGCACGTTCACGCCCGGTCCGGGCGTCGCCATCGTGAGCGAGGACCTGTCGACGGTGCTCGAGGCCGGCCACGAAGAGACCGGGTGGCTAGCGCAGCAAGGACGCGTCCCCCTCGGGTATCTGGGCGACGCCGACAAGACGGCGCGCACATTCCCCGTCATCGGCGGCGTGCGCTACTCGGTGCCGGGCGACCGCGCCCGCCTCACGGCCGACAACATCATCGAGTTGTACGGGCGCGACTCGGTCACCATCAACTCGGGCGGCGAGAAGATCTTCGCCGAAGAGGTCGAGCAGGCGCTGGCCCATCACCCCGACGTGTACGACGTGACCGTCGCCGGTCGCCCGTCGGAGAAGTGGGGCGCGGAGGTCGTCGCCATCGTGCAGCTGCGCGACGGCGTGTCGGCCGACGAGGTGATCGAGAAGTCGCTGCTGGCCGAGGCGGAGAAGCACATCGCCCGCTTCAAGTTGCCCAAGGCGTTCAAATTCGTCGACCACGTCCAGCGCTCACCATCGGGCAAGGCCGACTACCGCTGGGCCAAAGCCCAAGCCGCCGGCGAAGCCCCCGCCTAAGCCTCCTTCTGGTGTACCCACGGCAGAAAGACCCTGCTGTGCATGCACCAGAAGCCGGCGAAAACTGCGGACGTGACCGAGCTCGGCCGCTAGCGCCCTTGGTCAGTCGTGCGCGGGTAGCCAGCTGCCGTGGAAGCCGAACGGCACGCGGCGAGGCAGGAGCACTTCTGCGACGGGACCCGCGCTGGGTGCGCGGGCGTCCAGGATGACGACGCGGCTGGCGTCGTTGGCGTGGTCGTGCACCCAACTCAGCAGCCACCCGTCGTCTTCGTTCTCGCCGTCGGGCGCGGCGGCGAAGACGACCTCGCCTGTGGTGTCGGCGGCGCCGTAGCGGAAGCTCTCTCTGGCGCCGTTCGTCACGTCGTATTTGGTGACGGACGTGAAGTCGCCGAAGCCGCTGCGTTCGTCGAGGGTGGCGACGTAGCCGTAGCGGTAGGGCCGGCCGGCGACGGCGTCGGCCGTGCGGGGGAAGTCCCCTGAGCGATCGTCGAGTTGCTCCACGCTCGCCGTGCCCGCAACCAGGTCGACGCTGAACCGCGTGAGCGGTGTGCGCGCCGGGTTGGTCGCTTCTTCCGGCGACTGCGCCATGTTGAAACCGTCCTGGCGGCACCCGTCGAGGTGCACGGTGTCGCCGTCGTCGAAGGCGTTGAGGAAGTGGAAGACGTAGCCCGGCTCGACGTCGAACCAGCGGGTCGTGTCGCTGGTCGCGTCGCGGGCGATGACACCGACGCGGCAGCCGACCGCGGGGCGCCACTGCACGAACGGGTCACCCGCGAGACCGGCGCGCAGGTCGAACACCGCGGGCGCGTCTAGGAACACCGCGTATCGATCCGTGATGGCGAAGTCGTGGATCATCACTGGGTTCGGGATGTCGATGTCGACGCTGCGCACGAGCGCGCCCGTCGCGTCGACGGTGTGCAGCCGGAGATAGGGCGGGAACGGCTGGTAGCCGAAGAAGATCATCTCGCCGGTGCGGGCGTCGAACTTCGGGTGCGCGGTCATCGGGCCCTGCAGCGCGCCGCCGAAGTCGTAGTGACCAACCGTGTCCAGCTCGCGGGTGACCTCGTAGGGCAGGCCCGCCTCCCACAGCGCCAGCACGCGACCGGCGTGCTCGACCACGTGGGTGTTCGCCACGTTCTTGAGCACTTCACCTTTGTCGGCGAGCGCCTTGGCGGCGTCGCGGTCGGTGCCGGCGAGGTCGGTCATGCCGCCGAACAGCTGTCGTCCCGCGGCCTGCTCCATCTCGAACCCGGCGGTGCGAACCCACCGGTTGCGGTACGACGCGACGCCGTCGCGGATCGTAAGGGCGTGCAGCATGCCGTCGCCGTCGAAGATGTGGTAGCGCTCGCCGGGGACGACCACGGGGTTCGGCCCATTGCGCACGAACACGCCCTCGAGCCCGTCGGGCAGCACGCCGCGCACTTTCAGGGCGACGTCGTCGCGCTCGTCGGGGACGGGCCACTTGTTGCCGGCCAAGTGGACGTTCGGGTTGGTCTCCTCGACGACAGCCACGTTGGTGCCCCTCTCGCGTGCGGACCCCAACTATGCCCGAATGAGGTACTCGACGTTGCCGTTGAAGAAGTCGCCCATCGCCGCGGGGTCGCAGCCAGCGGCTGCGTAGTCGGCGGCGGGGGTGGCGGTGCCTTCGGAGTGCGGGTAGTCGCTGCACGCCATGAAGATGTCGCCCGCCTGCTTCATGAGGCGGGCCGGGTTCTCGTAGGAGAACGACGAGACACGGACGTGCTCGTACACGTAGTCGCTCGGGCGCATCTCCAACTCGACCCGCGGCCGGCCGTTGAGCTGCGCGGTGAAGTCGAATCCGCCGTCGAGCATCAGCAGGTACTGCGGCACCCAGATCGAACTCAGCTCGACGACGCCGACGCGCAGGTCGGGGTGGCGGTCGAACGTGCCGCTGACGATGAGGTCGGTGATCGCCAGCGCCGGCGGCACCCACAGGAACACCGACTCGACGACGGGCACGAACGCTTCAGGGTCGGCGTACCAGCAGTCGTCGAACACGCGCGGCTGGTCGGCCACGTGGAAGACGGGCGTGACGCCATGATCGACGAACGCCGACCACAGCCGGTCGTGCGCCGGATCCGACAGGGCCCGCCCGTCGACCGGTGCCGGCGCGATCATCGCCAGGCGCACGCCGGCGTTGGCCATCGCCGCGATCTCGCGCTCGGCCCACTCGGCGTCGCGCAGCGTGAGGTGGGCGACGGGGTTGAGCCGGTCGTCGCCCTCGAAGTGAACCGTGGCGCACCAGCGGTTCCACGCCGTCATGTTGGCGACGAGCGCCGGCAGATCGTCCGAGAGCGCGCGCTCCCACAGCAGCCCGTAGTTGGGGAACAGCACGGCAGCGTCGATGCCGGCTTCGTCGAGCCAGTCGAGGCGCGCCGCCGGGTCCCAGTACGACGCCGGCAGCGCCTCGTCGTAGTCGTAGGCGGCGCGCTCGCCGGCGCGCCAGCGTTCGCGATGGTCGCCGCACCACGCGGTGTTGCCCGGCATGTGCACGTCG
Proteins encoded in this region:
- a CDS encoding cytochrome P450 gives rise to the protein LMNEIAEYKRHNPGDDLTTQLINAELEDDILTPQELGSFFILLAVAGNDTTRTALSHGMHYITTNPEQRKIWQSDLEGVTPTAVEEVVRYAGPVVYMRRTLTQDYTMASGHEFKQGEKVVMFYGSASRDEDVFENPDVFDVRRNPNPHVAFGGPGPHFCLGAHLARRELNVMFRRLFERLPDIEATAYPALLNGGGMPLVTGVKRLPVKFTPNTAR
- a CDS encoding alcohol dehydrogenase catalytic domain-containing protein — encoded protein: MRAVVLNGERDVSVQDVPDAGVPGPDGLLLRVDKTAICGSDLHPYHGIMAIPGTRLGHEFVGTVEDIGADVRTVSKGDRVLVSGVIGCGVCPACRAGDVVVCLNNGTQVFGVTPILAGGQAEAVAVPAADGVVTKIPNGISVEQAVLLTDILPTGYLGARSADITPGDTVAVIGLGPVGVFALQCAQLFGPARVLAVDMVPERLARAAELGAEPIDASDGNTVAKIYEATGGRGATAVIEAVGSQQTITDAIMCAAPGATISVVGVHMDFAFPYPLPVALMKRLTFRVQLASIPTTWSALFPLVASGKLQPEEVFTHRLGLSDAAEAYRLFDAREDGVLKVLLDPSR
- a CDS encoding acyl-CoA synthetase — protein: MEFNLAEVFRGVAAAVPEREAIVWRDRRVTYGQLDERTNRLANYLIAQGLGAHTERDALAGHESGQDHLAVYLYNGNEYLEAMLGAYKARVAPFNTNYRYVAEELRYLLTDSQAKAVVFHSAFADRVAEVRADLPNLTVLLQVDDGSETPLLEGAVWYEDALAQSSPDAPAVEPSPDDLYILYTGGTTGMPKGVLWRQADIFVASLGGRAGANEWDSLDAIVETAKNGGGRMLPAAPFMHGAGHWMAFNAFTGGNTVVIQDDVIGLDPDDLWRTVEREKVSVMLIVGDAFGRPLADQIEKQSYDLSSLFAIISGGAPLNSTLKDRILAALPGKMIIDAVGASETGSQMSNVSAQAGSASTGTFTPGPGVAIVSEDLSTVLEAGHEETGWLAQQGRVPLGYLGDADKTARTFPVIGGVRYSVPGDRARLTADNIIELYGRDSVTINSGGEKIFAEEVEQALAHHPDVYDVTVAGRPSEKWGAEVVAIVQLRDGVSADEVIEKSLLAEAEKHIARFKLPKAFKFVDHVQRSPSGKADYRWAKAQAAGEAPA
- a CDS encoding carotenoid oxygenase family protein is translated as MAVVEETNPNVHLAGNKWPVPDERDDVALKVRGVLPDGLEGVFVRNGPNPVVVPGERYHIFDGDGMLHALTIRDGVASYRNRWVRTAGFEMEQAAGRQLFGGMTDLAGTDRDAAKALADKGEVLKNVANTHVVEHAGRVLALWEAGLPYEVTRELDTVGHYDFGGALQGPMTAHPKFDARTGEMIFFGYQPFPPYLRLHTVDATGALVRSVDIDIPNPVMIHDFAITDRYAVFLDAPAVFDLRAGLAGDPFVQWRPAVGCRVGVIARDATSDTTRWFDVEPGYVFHFLNAFDDGDTVHLDGCRQDGFNMAQSPEEATNPARTPLTRFSVDLVAGTASVEQLDDRSGDFPRTADAVAGRPYRYGYVATLDERSGFGDFTSVTKYDVTNGARESFRYGAADTTGEVVFAAAPDGENEDDGWLLSWVHDHANDASRVVILDARAPSAGPVAEVLLPRRVPFGFHGSWLPAHD
- a CDS encoding amidohydrolase family protein, with protein sequence MIDSDQHLYEPRSMWTDHIDPAMRGDALALVDDDLGYTWLTWRGRRLQLADVHMPGNTAWCGDHRERWRAGERAAYDYDEALPASYWDPAARLDWLDEAGIDAAVLFPNYGLLWERALSDDLPALVANMTAWNRWCATVHFEGDDRLNPVAHLTLRDAEWAEREIAAMANAGVRLAMIAPAPVDGRALSDPAHDRLWSAFVDHGVTPVFHVADQPRVFDDCWYADPEAFVPVVESVFLWVPPALAITDLIVSGTFDRHPDLRVGVVELSSIWVPQYLLMLDGGFDFTAQLNGRPRVELEMRPSDYVYEHVRVSSFSYENPARLMKQAGDIFMACSDYPHSEGTATPAADYAAAGCDPAAMGDFFNGNVEYLIRA